A genomic window from Quercus lobata isolate SW786 chromosome 10, ValleyOak3.0 Primary Assembly, whole genome shotgun sequence includes:
- the LOC115964004 gene encoding transcription factor MYB1R1: MEMEMKSETCGNGEIMLFGVRVVVDSMRKSVSMNNLSQYEQPQPQPQPQQPHQDGEASNNSSNKIQSKDDVAAGYASADDAVPSSRATRERERKRGVPWTEDEHKLFLLGLQKVGKGDWRGISRNFVKTRTPTQVASHAQKYFLRRTNLNRRRRRSSLFDITTDTVTAIPMEDEPGYNNQDNVSNSHSLPPPPPETCNFSGYPMMPAFPMTVGPAVVPVPIENPMENLSLGQGNLDINASSKLVRPIPIHKATHAATITDLNLNWKSATDPSPLTLKLSLTSDQRESPSRHPSAFQAMPNFNNGDSIITVA; encoded by the exons atggagatggagatgaaGTCAGAGACGTGTGGAAACGGAGAGATCATGTTGTTTGGGGTGAGAGTTGTGGTGGACTCGATGAGGAAGAGCGTGAGTATGAACAATCTCTCTCAGTATGAACAGCCTCAGCCTCAGCCTCAGCCTCAACAACCTCATCAAGATGGAGAGGCTTCCAATAATAGTAGCAATAAGATTCAATCCAAAGATGATGTTGCTGCTGGTTACGCCTCTGCCGACGACGCCGTCCCTAGCTCACGCGCCACCCGTGAACGTGAACGTAAACGAG GCGTGCCATGGACAGAGGACGAGCACAAGCTATTCCTGCTGGGATTGCAGAAAGTAGGGAAAGGAGATTGGAGAGGAATATCTAGAAACTTTGTGAAGACTCGCACGCCAACCCAAGTTGCAAGTCATGCTCAGAAGTACTTTCTCCGCCGTACCAACCTCAATCGCCGCCGCCGCCGATCGAGCCTCTTTGACATCACCACTGATACG GTCACAGCAATTCCAATGGAAGACGAACCAGGGTATAACAATCAAGATAATGTGTCGAATTCACATTCATTGCCACCTCCACCGCCTGAAACATGCAATTTTAGTGGCTATCCTATGATGCCTGCATTTCCAATGACTGTTGGGCCAGCTGTGGTTCCAGTTCCCATTGAGAACCCAATGGAAAATCTAAGCTTAGGACAGGGGAATCTGGATATCAATGCATCATCAAAGCTTGTCCGTCCAATTCCTATCCATAAGGCTACTCATGCCGCAACCATAACGGACCTTAACTTGAATTGGAAGTCGGCTACTGATCCTTCACCATTGACTCTCAAGCTGTCATTGACATCTGATCAGAGGGAGTCACCGTCGAGGCATCCTTCAGCTTTCCAAGCAATGCCAAACTTCAACAATGGGGATAGTATCATCACTGTTGcttga